The following are from one region of the Simiduia agarivorans SA1 = DSM 21679 genome:
- the gshB gene encoding glutathione synthase → MTRLGIVLDPIHSFNPKKDTTLVLMQAAQARGWQVIGFEQGDLWLDQGIAMGRGREIRVDADAHLKKADWFQLSDATDYRLGDLDALLMRKDPPFDGEYVYSTYILEAAETQGALVVNKPQSLRDCNEKVFATRFPQCCPPVLVSRNNAQLRAFHATHQDVIFKPLDGMGGAGIFRVKADDPNLGVILETLTRHGRETIMAQAYLPAIKDGDKRILVIDGVPVDYCLARIPAQGETRGNLAAGGTGRAQPLTERDRWIVSQVADTLVAKGLLFVGLDVIGDHLTEINVTSPTCAREINTAFNTDIGGLLMDAIEKRLQ, encoded by the coding sequence ATGACACGCCTGGGGATAGTGCTGGATCCAATCCACAGTTTTAACCCGAAAAAAGACACCACCCTGGTCCTGATGCAGGCTGCACAGGCGCGCGGCTGGCAGGTTATCGGGTTTGAACAAGGTGATCTCTGGCTGGACCAGGGTATCGCCATGGGCCGCGGCCGGGAAATACGGGTGGACGCCGATGCCCACCTGAAAAAAGCCGACTGGTTCCAGTTATCGGACGCCACCGATTACCGGCTGGGCGATCTGGATGCGCTGCTGATGCGCAAGGATCCACCCTTCGACGGCGAATATGTGTACAGCACCTACATCCTGGAGGCCGCCGAAACCCAAGGTGCGCTGGTGGTCAACAAACCCCAGTCCCTGCGCGACTGCAATGAAAAGGTATTCGCCACCCGCTTTCCCCAGTGCTGCCCGCCGGTGCTGGTAAGCCGCAACAATGCCCAATTGCGTGCATTCCACGCCACGCACCAGGATGTGATCTTCAAGCCCCTCGACGGCATGGGCGGCGCAGGCATATTCCGGGTCAAAGCCGACGATCCCAATCTCGGCGTCATCCTCGAAACCCTGACCCGGCACGGGCGCGAAACCATTATGGCGCAAGCCTATCTGCCCGCCATCAAAGACGGTGACAAGCGCATTCTGGTGATCGATGGCGTGCCGGTGGACTATTGCCTGGCGCGCATTCCCGCCCAGGGCGAAACCCGTGGCAACCTGGCCGCCGGCGGCACCGGACGCGCACAGCCGCTGACCGAGCGGGATCGCTGGATCGTCTCGCAGGTGGCGGACACCCTGGTCGCGAAGGGCCTGCTGTTTGTGGGTCTGGACGTGATTGGCGACCACCTGACCGAAATTAACGTCACCAGCCCCACTTGCGCGCGCGAGATCAATACCGCCTTCAACACCGATATCGGCGGGCTGCTCATGGATGCCATCGAGAAACGCCTGCAATGA
- a CDS encoding energy transducer TonB: MTAMAAPASPEHARETAGDRLTFTIFVALAVHALLIFGVGFTFTPAGGLMPTLEITLANHKSATEPEKADFLAQHNQEGSGTIDDTKAQTTDQSSEFFAPNINEVNPLPQQRQIKPSERRDDQIVTTVSASPRSANLNQEQPTPEQEQREGELEERTNYNAEIASLMAEIDRQRQQYAKRPRIRHLTSVATKSSPEAAYLLKWTDKVEFVGNRNFPEEALRKEIFGRLTLAVRILPDGRLDKVEVTTPSGYRLLDDAAIGIIRDASPFAPVPLEVLKDHTHLEIVRSLSFEITGLHTD, from the coding sequence ATGACCGCTATGGCCGCACCCGCTTCCCCGGAACACGCCCGCGAAACTGCCGGCGACCGACTGACCTTTACGATTTTTGTGGCCCTGGCGGTACACGCCCTGCTGATATTCGGCGTGGGCTTCACCTTTACCCCGGCGGGCGGCCTGATGCCCACGCTGGAAATCACCCTGGCCAACCACAAGAGCGCCACTGAGCCTGAAAAAGCCGACTTCCTGGCCCAGCACAACCAGGAGGGCTCAGGCACCATTGACGACACCAAGGCCCAGACCACGGACCAGTCCTCCGAGTTCTTTGCCCCCAACATCAACGAGGTCAACCCGCTGCCCCAGCAACGGCAGATCAAACCCAGCGAGCGCCGGGATGACCAGATTGTCACTACCGTCAGTGCCAGCCCGCGTTCAGCCAACCTGAACCAGGAGCAACCCACCCCCGAGCAGGAGCAGCGCGAAGGTGAGCTGGAAGAACGCACCAACTACAATGCAGAAATCGCGAGCCTGATGGCGGAAATCGACCGTCAGCGCCAGCAATACGCCAAACGCCCGCGCATCCGCCACCTCACCTCGGTGGCCACCAAAAGCTCACCGGAAGCAGCCTACCTGCTGAAATGGACCGACAAGGTGGAATTCGTGGGTAACCGCAACTTCCCCGAAGAAGCCCTGCGCAAGGAAATTTTCGGCCGTCTCACGCTGGCAGTGCGCATCCTGCCCGACGGCCGGCTCGACAAGGTGGAAGTCACCACCCCGTCCGGCTACCGGCTGCTGGATGACGCGGCGATCGGCATCATCCGCGATGCCTCGCCTTTTGCGCCGGTGCCGCTCGAGGTACTCAAGGACCACACCCACCTGGAAATCGTCCGCAGCCTGAGCTTCGAGATCACCGGGCTGCACACCGACTAA
- a CDS encoding YqgE/AlgH family protein — MKQTQRAELTAGSLKGHFLISMPSLQDPHFNHSVTYICDHSEDGAMGLVLNHPFSDINLGDIFEQLELEDVQGRSDEPVFAGGPVQQERGFVLHPTGFEGDSTLQVADDVSLTASRDVLISMAGGKGPQRAIVALGYAGWSAGQLEDEIANNSWITLPGDSVLLFDTPAHQRWSAAAERLGFDLNLLSSNAGHA, encoded by the coding sequence ATGAAGCAGACACAGCGCGCAGAACTTACCGCCGGCAGCCTGAAGGGGCATTTCCTGATATCCATGCCCAGCCTGCAGGACCCGCACTTCAATCACTCGGTCACCTACATTTGCGACCACAGTGAGGACGGGGCCATGGGGCTGGTGCTGAATCACCCCTTCAGCGATATCAATCTGGGCGACATTTTTGAGCAACTGGAGCTGGAGGACGTGCAGGGGCGCAGCGACGAGCCCGTGTTCGCCGGCGGTCCGGTCCAACAGGAACGCGGCTTTGTGCTGCATCCCACAGGCTTTGAGGGCGATTCCACTCTGCAAGTGGCCGATGATGTCAGCCTCACCGCCTCCCGCGATGTACTGATCTCCATGGCCGGCGGCAAGGGCCCGCAGCGTGCCATTGTGGCCCTGGGTTATGCCGGCTGGTCGGCCGGCCAACTGGAAGACGAAATCGCCAACAACAGCTGGATTACCCTGCCCGGCGACAGTGTGCTGCTGTTTGATACGCCCGCGCACCAACGCTGGTCCGCCGCGGCGGAACGGCTCGGTTTTGATCTCAATTTGCTGTCCTCCAATGCCGGCCACGCCTGA
- the ruvX gene encoding Holliday junction resolvase RuvX gives MPATPDAHTTVLAFDYGTRNIGVAFGQTITGTASELPSLKARDGIPDWGQIEALLKEWTPDALLVGLPLNMDDSDSELAQRAKKFGNRLHGRFGSKVIFWDERLSTREAKEEARRRGHKGHYKSDPVDSIAARLILESYFDELATSD, from the coding sequence ATGCCGGCCACGCCTGACGCGCACACCACCGTATTGGCCTTCGATTACGGCACCCGCAACATCGGCGTGGCGTTCGGCCAGACCATTACCGGCACCGCATCCGAGTTACCCTCATTGAAAGCGCGCGACGGCATCCCGGATTGGGGGCAAATCGAAGCGCTACTGAAGGAGTGGACCCCCGACGCGCTGCTGGTGGGATTGCCCCTGAACATGGACGACAGCGACAGCGAGCTGGCGCAGCGGGCAAAGAAATTCGGCAACCGATTACACGGCCGGTTTGGCAGCAAAGTCATTTTCTGGGATGAGCGCCTCAGCACCCGCGAGGCAAAAGAAGAAGCGCGCCGCCGCGGGCACAAGGGCCACTACAAAAGTGACCCGGTGGATTCCATTGCTGCGCGCTTAATACTCGAAAGCTATTTTGACGAACTAGCAACTAGTGACTAG